One Geothermobacter hydrogeniphilus genomic window, ATCGCTCAGCAATTGCGGCAACAGGTCTCCGGCCGGTGAGTGGTTGAGGTCGATAACGACCTTGGGGCGTTCCTGGCGCAGCAGGTGCGGATTAAGGGCCTGGAGAAAGCGTTTACGGTAGTCATCGTAGATGCGCGGCAACTCCAGGATGCTGCCGGGTTCACTGTGATGGACCCGGCGGAAGTTCTCCTGGTAATAGATACGTTCGACGTTGCGCGCCATGGCAGTGGAAAATTCAAGCCCCTCGGCATCATAGAAGATCACTTCGGTGCTGGCCTGGTCGCGGGGTGACTGTCTGAAATAGACCCCGCCGACCTCGTCCGATGCCGCCAGCCGGCGACGCATGACCGGCAGGGAGGACATCTTGATGTCATGGACGTTGATTCCGGCTGACAACAGGCCGCCGACGAAGGAGCGTTTCAGCATCCGCGATGAACGGATGGTGTCCCGTCCGGCGAGGACCGAGGTGTTGCGCGGCAGGGTCGAACCGAAGGCGGCACCGAGCCGGGCGGTGAATTCAGGGGTCAGCTCGATGTTGGTCAGTCCGCTGATCAGCGGTCCTTCGAACAGTGTCTTGCGCCATTTTTCACCCCAGATCAGATTGCTGGTGACCGTGGCGCCGCTTTCGACCCGTTTGCGCGGCCAGATCCTGACGGCCGATTTCAACAGGGCCCGATCACCGATGGTGGTTTCGTCTCCGATCACCACCTGCCGTTCGATGTCGACATCCTCGCCGATACGGACCCGGTGTCCAAGGACCGCCCCGGTGATCCTGGCTTTCCTGCGGACAAAGACGTTGTCCCAGAGAACAGTGTCGCGCAGTTCGGCACCGTCCTCGATGATGCAGTTGCGGCCGATGATGCAGTTGCCGACCCGGGCCCGGCCGCGGATCTGGCTGTTGCTGCCGAGGACCACCAGCCCTTCCAGCTGTCGCCTGGCGTCATCGTCGATCAGGGAGTCTTCGGCCGCGAAGAACTGCGGTCGGGCGGCGTCCGGTTCGCCCGGCAGCCCGACGTTGATACGCCCGGAGCAGATGTCGGCGCAGGCTTCAAGATAGGCGTCGGTATTGCCGATGTCGGCCCAGTAACCGTCGACCCGGCAGCCGAACAGTTCGACTCCCGCGGCAAGCATGGCCGGAAAGATGTCTCCTGACCAGTCACTCGGGCCGGAGTGGGGGATAAAGTCGAGAACCTGCGGTTCGACGACGTAGATGCCGGTATTGACAGTGTCGGAAAAAACCTCGCCCGGTCCCGGTTTTTCCAGAAAACGACTGATGCGTCCTTCCTGGTCGGTGATGACCATCCCGTACTGGAAGGGATCGGGGACCGGCTTCAGGGCGATGGTGGCGATAGCCTGATGCTGCCGGTGGAACCGCAGAACGCTGTCAAAGTCGATATCGGTCAGCAGGTCGCCGCAGACCACCAGGAAGCGTTGATCGAGAAATTTGGCAGCGGCCTTTATCGCGCCGGCGGTTCCCAGGTCTTCCAGCGGCGTGACATAGGTGATATGGACGCCGAATTCGCTGCCGTCGCGGAAATAATTCTTGATGATTTCCGGCTGGTGGTAGAGCAGCAGGATCAACTCATCGATGCCGTGAGCCTTGAGGCGTTCGATGACATGCAGCATGATCGGCCGGTTGGCCAGGGGGATCATGGGTTTCGGCAGGTTGATACTCAACGGCTGGATGCGGGTGCCGAAGCCCCCGGCCATGATCACGGCTTTCAAAGAGTCCTCCCGGGAAAGTCATTTCAATGGGCGATTGTCACGGTTGCGCGGTAGTTCCTGGTTCTGGATCAGTAGAACTTTTCAAGTATATCAATCCTTTCAGGGGCTGCAACGGTTTGTGACGGGCAGGTTGAGAATGGAAGGGACTTGCCGGATCTGGTCGGGCATGTCATAAAGACCGCATGCGGTCGAAGCGCTACAATCTGTTTTCCGAGGACCTCAAGCAACGCTTCGGCGGTCGGGTGCACAAGATTTCCGTCGATGCCGGTTTCGGTTGCCCCCATCGCGATGGCGGCCGCCGGGGGGGTGGGTGTATTTTCTGTGATCCGGGAGGATCGGGCTCCTTCGGCCTGGAACGTCGGCTCTCGGTTCGCGGGCAGATCGAGGCGGGTAAGGAGGTCATGACCCGCAAGTACAAGGCAAAACACTTCATGGCTTATTTTCAGCCATTTTCAAACACGTTTGCCCCGGTGGCACGATTGCGGACGCTCTACGATGAAGCCCTCGCCGTAGCCGATGTCATCGGTTTTTCGGTCGGGACCCGGCCCGACTGTCTACCGGATGAGGTTCTCGACCTGCTTGCCGACTACCATCGCCGGACCTGTTTCTGGCTGGAGATCGGTTTGCAGAGCAGCCATGATGCGACCCTGGAGTGGCTGCGCCGCGGTCACGACTATGCCTGCTTCCTCGATAGCTACCGGCGGGCGAAGGAACGGGGACTCAAGGTCTGTGTCCACGTTATCCTCGGCTTGCCGGGTGAATCGCGCCGGCAGGTGCTGCAGACGGCTGACGAGATGGCTCGATTGCGGGTTGACGGCATCAAGCTGCACCTGCTGCATGTGATGAAGGGGACGGTTTTGGGTGAGCGCTACCGGGCCGGGGAATTCCGCCTGCTGGAGCGGGATGAGTATGTCACGCTGGTCTGCGATGTCCTCGAACGGCTGCACCCGGCAACCCTGATCCATCGCCTGACCGGTGACGGCCCGCGAGACTACCTGCTGGCGCCGCTCTGGTCACTGAAGAAATGGGAAGTCCTCAACGCCATCGACGCCGAGCTGGAACAGCGCAGCACCCGGCAGGGAAGCCGGGCAGGAAAACAGGAGTTTTAATCGTGGATATTCTGATCCTGACGGCCGGCGGTACCATCGACAAGATCTATTTCGACGCCAAAAGCAGTTTTCAGGTCGGCGAATCACCGATCGGCGAGTTGCTCAGGGAAGCGAACCTGACTCTCGACGTCGAGGTGCGATCCGTGCTGCGCAAGGACAGCCTGGAGATGACCGATGCCGATCGCGCTCTGCTTCGACAGGCCGTGGAAGAGGCGACTGCCGAAAAGATTGTCATCACCCATGGCACCGATACCATGGTTGAAACCGGCAAGGCACTGGCCGGCATAACCGGCAAAACAATAGTTCTGACCGGTGCCATGCAGCCGGCCCGGTTCCGCTCCACCGATGCGCTGTTCAATGTTGCCAGCGCCCTGACCGCGTCCCAGATTCTTCCGGCCGGAGTCTACATCGCCATGAATGGCCGCATCTTAGACCCGCGCCGGGCGCGTAAGAATGTGGCGGCGAACCGGTTTGAACTTCTGACCGAAAGCTGACCGTACCCAAATCGTTTTCCAACCTTTTCCCCTCATGTTCACGTCCAAAGGAGAAAAGACTATGGAAAAACGAGTTGAACTGAGCTTTCCCGGCCCCTTTTTTGAGCAGGCCTGCAAGGTGCTGCTCTCCTTCCTGCTGCTGGCACTGCTGGGGACGATCGGCGCCGGCATTGCCCGCACCTTTGTCGACCTGCTTTCCAGCCTGACGACTCTGGTTGATCCGGGAGGTACCGAGTACTTTTTCCGGGATATCCTGGTCGATGTGCTGACAGTCCTGGCACTGATCGAAGTCTTTCGCACCGCCATGAGTTACCTGGTCGAAGGACGGGTCAAGGTGACCTACATTATCGACACGGTGCTGGTGGCGCTTTTGACTGAAGTCCTCGCTTTCTGGTACCGGGAAATGGACGTGAATCGGATGCTGATGGTGATCGCCCTGGTGGTGAGTCTGATGTTCGTGCGCATTATGGCGATTCGATTTTCACCGAAGCGGAGGGAGCTTGTGGAAGGGTTGTAGGTGGATGAGGGTCCGGAAGTTTGTCAGCCCGGCAAAAGGACCGGCGATCACCCCGTTCGGCAGCAACCCTGCCCGGTCGGCCTGAATACGCGGTCAGCTGGAAAGCCGGCTTTCAGGCCAGGGTGTTTTCACGCAACCATACATCGGCCGGCCTGATGGCGAATTCCGGACCATCTATTCTGAGTCCGTGGTTTCGGTCTCCTGGTCCGTCAGCCCCTTCTGTTCCTGGCGGCGTTTCAGCTTCTCTTCTTTTTTTGCTTTTTTCGCCAGTTCTTTCTGGCGTTTTTCATAGTTGTAATTTGGTTTTCTGGCCATTGATTCCATCCCTCCCCGGGACGTTGTTTTGACTGCGGGCAGTAAAAAGCCCCGCGTAGATCGCGGGGCCTTTTGAACAAATACGAAAAACCGGAAGACAGTCGTTACTGACGACGTCCCGCGGATTTCAGATTTTGCGCACGCCGGCCGACTGCGGGCCTTTCTGCCCCTGGGTGACGTCGAAGCTGACACGGTCTCCCTCGGCGAGAGATTTGAAGCCGTCCCCTTGAATTTCAGAAAAATGAACGAACACATCGGGTCCATTGTCCTGTTCGATAAAACCGAAACCTTTTGCGTCGTTAAACCATTTCACAGTACCTTCAGCCATCTTTTTTCTCCACGTTTCCCTTGTTGGGAACTTTTTGTTGTGCCGGTCAGTTGCCCGGAAAATAAAAAAACACGCATCCCAAACGGGTCTGCGTGTTTTGATCCATGTTGACACCTTGTCAAGCGGTTGGGCGTCGAAAAAAACCTGCACAAACTTGCTTAGTTGGATCGACTCTAGCACGTACCGGATATGAAAGGCAAGGGTTAAGTTGAAAATTCAAGGATCAGGTCTGAATCAGTGAGCCCGGCCAAGCACTTGCACTCGCCATCCAACAGGAACGCACGGATTCAGGTCAGGGTGAATGGGTGTTTCCCGGTGCCGGTGACACCGTCCTTGCCAGGAGCTGGTCGAGGCGGTTGGCAAAGGCCTGGCGGTCGGATTTTTTCAATGGCGGCGGGCCTCCGGTTTCGATGCCGCTGCCGCGCAGCTCGTCGAGCAGGTTACGCATGCTCAGCCGTTCGTGGATGTTGTCCCGGTCGATCACGTCACCGCGTGGTCCGAGAACGTGGACCCGATTGTCGACCAACTGCGCCGCCAGCGGGATGTCGGCGGTAATCACCAGGTCTCCCGCTTCGGCTTCGGCAGCGATGTGCGCGTCCGCGACGTCCATCCCGGCCGCGACCCGGATGGTGGTAATGTGCGGAGAGGGGGGTACCTTCAGGGGTTGGTTGGCCACCAGGGTCAGCCTGATCCCGGTTCTTGCCGCGGCGCGGTAGAGGATCTCCTTGACGCTTTTCGGACAAGCGTCGGCATCGACCCATATCTGCATGTTCGAAATCCGGATTCCTGGTGGCGGTTTATTTGCAGCGCATGGTTTTTCGGCCATCCTCGAACAGGACATCGACTTTGCGCGCGCCGGCGATTCGCTGGACCAGGCCCAGGCCGAAGAGCGGGTGGTTGATCAGGTTGTTGACCCGATACTCGCCGTCCATGGAGTAGTCCCTGGCCGCAGCACTGTCCAGGCTGGGACGCAACTCCTCCCATTCCTTGCGTTCGGCAATCCTCGGGTCAACGGGTTTTCGTGTCGCCGGTTTTCTCGGTGCCGTGGGCGGGCGGTACTTGTGTTGCCTGTCGCAGGTGCCGCATTGGACTTTTTCCGGTCCTTCCTCGCCCATGATGATGATGGTGTGCGAGGTGTTTTTCCGGCACTTGGTGCAGCGGGCTTCAATCGGATCGCCTGTTGATGGAGCCGTTTCTGACATGATCGTCCTTCCTTGTCTGGGGGAGGCGGCAGGTGGCAAAGACTGAACTCGCGGTGCCGGAAAGGCTCCCGTCGATTCAATTTTCTGACGACACTGCCGGGCTTCAGGGCCAGCTTTTCAGATTGTCGCAGCCCTCAGCACCGGATGGCACTGGAGGGCTGTCGAGATTGTGAAGGTGTTTCAGGAAGGCGGATGGTCGATCCCGTTTCGTTTTTCTCGGCTGGTCAGCTTTCCCTACATACATATTAAACAAGCATACACCCTGTTGCCGGTAAAGGAAACCGTGAGAGCCGAAAAAGCGGATCCGGCATGAACTCGCGGGTTCAGGTTGAAGGCGCGACCGACCTCCTGCTGATCGATTTACAGGGTGCCGACCCGGTTGGCGGCTCTTCTCCGCGGGCGCCTGCGGGCCGGCTGGGGAAGAGATCCGTTGCCGGTCGGGATACCGTTTTTCCTTGCCTGTACGGGTTTTGCCGATCGGGGACTCTGTCCGGTGCGGGCAGGCGCGGGCAGCCGGTAGTCGAAATTTTCCAAGGTGCGTTGTTCGACCTGTTGGCCGAGGACCTTTTCGATCGCCCGCACCATCGCCCGATCTTCCTCGGTGATCAGCGTGAAAGCGTCGCCGCTGCGGCTGGCGCGGCCGGTACGGCCGATGCGGTGGATATAGGCTTCAGTGGTGTTGGGAATGTCGAAGTTGATGACGTGTGAAACCTGTGAAACGTCAATACCGCGGGCGGCGATGTCGGTGGCCACCAGGATCTGGACGCTGCCGTCACGAAAGCCGTTGAGGGCCGCCTGACGCTTGTTCTGGGAAAGGTTCCCCTGCAGCGAGGCGGCCCGGTAGCCGCTTTTGCCGAGTTTCTCGCCGAGGCGCTTGGCGCGATGCTTGGTGCGGGTGAAGACCAGCACTGATTCGGTGTTGGTCTGTTGCAGCAGTTTGAGCAGCAGGTTGGTCTTGAGATGCTGCGGTACCGGGTAGAGGGCGTGACTGACTGTTTCCGCCGGGGCGACGATATCGACCTGCACCCGTTCCGGGTCGGTGAGGACTTCCTCAGCCAGGTGGCGGATCTCTTTCGGCATGGTGGCGGAGAAGAGCAGGGTCTGTCGTTGGACCGGCAGCGCTTTGATGATCCGCCGGATGTCGGGCAGAAAGCCCATGTCGAACATCTGGTCCGCCTCGTCGAGGACCAGCATCTGCAGCCGGCGCAGGTCGATGGTTCCCTGTTGAATGTGATCAAGCAGGCGGCCCGGGCAGGCGACGACAATATCGACCCCTTTTTTCAGTCGGGCGATCTGCGGGTTGATGCCGACACCGCCGTAGATGGTGGTGCTGCGCAGGCCGCTCCGGTTGCCGAGCTGGCTGAGTGATTCGTGAATCTGTTCGGCCAGTTCGCGGGTCGGGGCAATGACCAGGGCGCGAACCCCGCCTCGTGGTTCCGTCAGCAGACGATGCAGGATCGGCAGGCCGAAGGCCGCGGTTTTCCCGGTGCCGGTCTGGGCCAGGCCCATGACATCGCGCTGCCGCATGATTTTCGGAATGGCTTGTGCCTGAATCGGTGTCGGAGTTGAGTAGCCGGCTGCCGTGATGCCGGCGTTGATTTTCGGGTGGAGATTGAAACTGCTGAAATTCATAGGATCCTTTTTTGCGGTCCGATACGTGGGGCCGATGGGGACTGTTGCGGGAGAGGGGACGCGGCCGATGACGGCCGGAACGAAAAAAGCCCCGGATGATTCCGGAGCCTGAAGAGACGTCTTTTCAATCCTGGAACAGCGGTATGGGTGTCTGCGCCCTTTTCTTCTGAGGACGCGAAACTTGATAGACAGTATCAGTCATGGTGGGGAAAAGTCAAGCGTGCCCCGTTGCCGGTTGGCCAGTTCCGCCCTTTTCATCCATCTGTTGTTTGAACGAAATGTTCCATCGAGTCCGCAAAAGCTGGTCACTTTTTGCGATTTTTCCATTATCCTGTTGTTTTTTGAAGACCCGTGAGGCGTGAGATGAAAAAGTTCGTGGAAGCACTGAAAACCCTCCTGCAGGAGAGCGGCTCCCTTTACCTTGAGTTGCTCAAGGTGATGGTGCCGGTGATGATTCTGGTACGGCTTGCCGTCGAGCTCGGAGCCATTGATCTGGTGGGTAAAATTGTCGCCCCGGTCATGTCCCTGGTCGGACTTCCGGGCGAGATGGGCTTTGTCTGGGTGACCGCCATGCTGGTCAATATCTACGCCGCCGCCGCGGCGCTGCTGACGCTGCTGCCCACGGTGCCCCTCAGCATAGCCCAGGCGACGGTCCTCGGCGCAATGATCCTGATCGCCCATTCGCTGCCCGTCGAGCAGCGTATCGCCCAGAAAGCCGGGGCCGGTTTCCTCTTCACCCTGGTGCTGCGTCTGGCCGCAGCCCTGGTTTATGGGGCTCTGCTCAACCTGGCCTATGCCGGCTTCGCCGGGATGCAGGAACCGGCGCGGGTGATCTTTCTGCATCTGACCCCGCCCGCGGCAGACTGGGGGACCTGGGCCCTCGCCAGTCTCAGCTCGTTGTGGTCGATTTTCTGGATCATTACCGTTCTGCTGGCCGGACTGAAGGTGCTGGAACGGACCGGTGTGACCCCTCTGCTGGCACGGGCCTTATCGCCCCTGCTGCGTCTGATGGGGATCGGCACCATGGCTACCTCGATGACTGTTACCGGCAGTCTGCTGGGAATTTCCTACGGTGGCGCGCTGATTATCCAGGAAGCCCGCTCCGGACGACTTGCCGCCAGAGACGTCTTTTTGTCGCTCTGTTTCATGTGTCTCTGCCACAGCCTGATTGAGGACACCCTGTTCGTGATGGCCTTCGGCGGCCACTGGTCCGGCCTGCTGATCGGCCGCTTCCTCTTTGCCCTGCTGGTGACCATGCTGCTGGCGCAGGGGGTGCGGCGTCTGTCCGGCGGGACTGTCGAGCGGTTCCTGTTCGGCAAGGGGCAACGTTCGGTTCGGACCTGACCCCTGATTAATCCGGTATGCGAAGGTTGTTCGCCGCTTCCCGCGCCAGTATCGCCCGCTTACGGGTTATCCCCCAGCGGTAGCCGCCGATGCCGCCGTCCGTTCGCAGCACCCGGTGGCAGGGGATCAGGCAGGCGATCGGGTTATGGCCGACGGCAGTGCCGACCGCGCGCTGGGCGCCGGGATGACCGATCGCTTCGGCCAGGGCACCGTAGGTCACGACACGTCCTTCCGGAATCTTCAGCAGCGCTTCCCAGACCTTGAGCTGGAAATTGGTTCCCTTGAGCAGCAGCCGCAGCGGCTCGTCCTGCTCCCTGTCGGGTGTTGCAAAAATCCTATCGACCAGAAGCCCGGTTCGTTCCGTATCCTCCGCGAGTTCAGATTGTCGCCACTCTGAACGCAGTTCCTCGATTGCCTGCCGCCTGCCGTCTTCGACGAAGGAGAGGGCGCAGATGCCGCGTGTGCTGGCGGCGAGCAGGCAGTCGCCGAAGGGGGTGGAATGGAAGCCGTAGAACAGCTGCAGGTCGCGGCCGAAGCTCTTGTATTCGCCGGGAGTGACCGCTTCGACGCTGACGAACAGGTCGTGCAGCCGCCCCGGCCCGCTCAGGCCGACCTCGAAGGCCGTCTCCAGCACCGACTCCGAGGCGCGCAGCATCTGCTTGGCATGCTCGACGGTCAGGTACTGCAGGAACCGTTTCGGGCTGACCCCTGCCCAACTCTTGAACAGGCGTTGAAAGTGAAAGGGGCTGAAGCCGATATGGGCCGCCACCGTTTCGAGGGAGGGTTGCTCGGAGACATGATCTTCCAGGAAGCGGATGGCCTGCGCGATGTGCTGATAATCAGGATGGTCCATCGATCTTCTCCTTCGTCGGAGTTTAACCGAGTCCGGTCAGGATAGACAAGGGAAGGAAAATGGGCCACCCGATTCTTGCTTTTCAGACTTTCGCAAGAATCGGGTGGCTGGCCGCTACTCCTGGCATTATTCTGTAGCCGATCATCCTCTCCATCCTCTGGGGAGGGTCGTTCTTCTTTGTCGGTGTGGCGGTGAAGGAGCTGCCGCCCTTCACCCTGGTGCGGGTTTCGACCGCGCTCGCCTACATCATTTATTTCCGCCTGCTCGCTACCGCCGGCGCCACCAACCTGCTACTGGTGACCCTGTTGATCCCGTCAGCGCCATCCTCCTTGGCGCGCTCTTCCTCGAGGAACAGTTCGCGGCTACGGATTTCGCCGGCATGGTGCTGATCGGGCTGGGCCTGCTGGGGATTGACGGGCGGCTGGCGGCGCGAATCCGGTTATCCGGTTCGACCGCATCCTGAAGGGGCAGGGGACTGGTTCGAATGATTTTTTGTGCGGACCTGCTGTACCTCTTCCTCGTTGATGCCGAGGGCGAGGAGGAAGCCTGAAGTGTGAAGCTGCAAGCGGGGCAAGGGGAATCTGCGTTTTTTTGTTTCCAGGTGCCCGCTCCCTTGCAGCTCGCTGTCTACCTCAAAAGTTCGGCGGTGACAGGGCTTCATCAGGAGGAGTTGCTAAACTGAAGGACTTGCTGCAGAGTATCTCTCGTCAAGCTGTCTGCAAGTGGAAAGGAAAACCCTGATGGACCATCTCAGCCTCGCTGCCGCCCTGATCGCGATTACCATCCTGACCCTCACTCCAGGGGTCGATACCATGCTGATCATCCGCAACACTGCCCGCGGCGGCTGGCGCGACGGCGCGGTCAGCAGCCTCGGCATCTGCTCGTCGCTCTTTCTCCATGCCGGGATCTCGGCGGTGGGGATCTCTGTGATTCTGATGCAGGTTGTCTGGGCTTTCAGCCTGCTGAAATTGGCTGGCGGAGCCTACCTGGTCTGGCTGGGCCTGACCAGTCTGCGCAAGGGCCTGCGGCGCGAAATCTTCGAACTGGAGCAAGGCCGGATGGCGACTCTGGAAGGTTTCGCGGCCGGACGTTCCTTGCGCGAGGGCTTCCTCTCCAAC contains:
- a CDS encoding mannose-1-phosphate guanyltransferase, translating into MIMAGGFGTRIQPLSINLPKPMIPLANRPIMLHVIERLKAHGIDELILLLYHQPEIIKNYFRDGSEFGVHITYVTPLEDLGTAGAIKAAAKFLDQRFLVVCGDLLTDIDFDSVLRFHRQHQAIATIALKPVPDPFQYGMVITDQEGRISRFLEKPGPGEVFSDTVNTGIYVVEPQVLDFIPHSGPSDWSGDIFPAMLAAGVELFGCRVDGYWADIGNTDAYLEACADICSGRINVGLPGEPDAARPQFFAAEDSLIDDDARRQLEGLVVLGSNSQIRGRARVGNCIIGRNCIIEDGAELRDTVLWDNVFVRRKARITGAVLGHRVRIGEDVDIERQVVIGDETTIGDRALLKSAVRIWPRKRVESGATVTSNLIWGEKWRKTLFEGPLISGLTNIELTPEFTARLGAAFGSTLPRNTSVLAGRDTIRSSRMLKRSFVGGLLSAGINVHDIKMSSLPVMRRRLAASDEVGGVYFRQSPRDQASTEVIFYDAEGLEFSTAMARNVERIYYQENFRRVHHSEPGSILELPRIYDDYRKRFLQALNPHLLRQERPKVVIDLNHSPAGDLLPQLLSDLGCDVVELNSHVAEHGSGATPHQIEKAMRQLSDIVVSLKARAGFWIGPSGETLTIVDDQGKVLEHAESLTAITALVSRERRPGCLVMPVAAPRIVDDLAQQGNLDIRRCKADGRALIETALDEDAQLAASLDGRYAFTHFQANFDALFAVARILELLVSGKHRLSELRQAVHRRSYLNCQVPCSQKYKGGVMRRMSEDSAGRNASFIDGVKIEEPDAWALVLPDEYRPAIHIITEADDPERARQLLHHYQKKTTDWRDELAAES
- a CDS encoding TIGR01212 family radical SAM protein (This family includes YhcC from E. coli K-12, an uncharacterized radical SAM protein.); translation: MRSKRYNLFSEDLKQRFGGRVHKISVDAGFGCPHRDGGRRGGGCIFCDPGGSGSFGLERRLSVRGQIEAGKEVMTRKYKAKHFMAYFQPFSNTFAPVARLRTLYDEALAVADVIGFSVGTRPDCLPDEVLDLLADYHRRTCFWLEIGLQSSHDATLEWLRRGHDYACFLDSYRRAKERGLKVCVHVILGLPGESRRQVLQTADEMARLRVDGIKLHLLHVMKGTVLGERYRAGEFRLLERDEYVTLVCDVLERLHPATLIHRLTGDGPRDYLLAPLWSLKKWEVLNAIDAELEQRSTRQGSRAGKQEF
- a CDS encoding asparaginase; amino-acid sequence: MVDILILTAGGTIDKIYFDAKSSFQVGESPIGELLREANLTLDVEVRSVLRKDSLEMTDADRALLRQAVEEATAEKIVITHGTDTMVETGKALAGITGKTIVLTGAMQPARFRSTDALFNVASALTASQILPAGVYIAMNGRILDPRRARKNVAANRFELLTES
- a CDS encoding phosphate-starvation-inducible PsiE family protein — encoded protein: MEKRVELSFPGPFFEQACKVLLSFLLLALLGTIGAGIARTFVDLLSSLTTLVDPGGTEYFFRDILVDVLTVLALIEVFRTAMSYLVEGRVKVTYIIDTVLVALLTEVLAFWYREMDVNRMLMVIALVVSLMFVRIMAIRFSPKRRELVEGL
- a CDS encoding cold-shock protein, producing the protein MAEGTVKWFNDAKGFGFIEQDNGPDVFVHFSEIQGDGFKSLAEGDRVSFDVTQGQKGPQSAGVRKI
- a CDS encoding YaiI/YqxD family protein; its protein translation is MQIWVDADACPKSVKEILYRAAARTGIRLTLVANQPLKVPPSPHITTIRVAAGMDVADAHIAAEAEAGDLVITADIPLAAQLVDNRVHVLGPRGDVIDRDNIHERLSMRNLLDELRGSGIETGGPPPLKKSDRQAFANRLDQLLARTVSPAPGNTHSP
- a CDS encoding DEAD/DEAH box helicase; translated protein: MNFSSFNLHPKINAGITAAGYSTPTPIQAQAIPKIMRQRDVMGLAQTGTGKTAAFGLPILHRLLTEPRGGVRALVIAPTRELAEQIHESLSQLGNRSGLRSTTIYGGVGINPQIARLKKGVDIVVACPGRLLDHIQQGTIDLRRLQMLVLDEADQMFDMGFLPDIRRIIKALPVQRQTLLFSATMPKEIRHLAEEVLTDPERVQVDIVAPAETVSHALYPVPQHLKTNLLLKLLQQTNTESVLVFTRTKHRAKRLGEKLGKSGYRAASLQGNLSQNKRQAALNGFRDGSVQILVATDIAARGIDVSQVSHVINFDIPNTTEAYIHRIGRTGRASRSGDAFTLITEEDRAMVRAIEKVLGQQVEQRTLENFDYRLPAPARTGQSPRSAKPVQARKNGIPTGNGSLPQPARRRPRRRAANRVGTL
- a CDS encoding nucleoside recognition domain-containing protein produces the protein MKKFVEALKTLLQESGSLYLELLKVMVPVMILVRLAVELGAIDLVGKIVAPVMSLVGLPGEMGFVWVTAMLVNIYAAAAALLTLLPTVPLSIAQATVLGAMILIAHSLPVEQRIAQKAGAGFLFTLVLRLAAALVYGALLNLAYAGFAGMQEPARVIFLHLTPPAADWGTWALASLSSLWSIFWIITVLLAGLKVLERTGVTPLLARALSPLLRLMGIGTMATSMTVTGSLLGISYGGALIIQEARSGRLAARDVFLSLCFMCLCHSLIEDTLFVMAFGGHWSGLLIGRFLFALLVTMLLAQGVRRLSGGTVERFLFGKGQRSVRT
- a CDS encoding methylated-DNA--[protein]-cysteine S-methyltransferase encodes the protein MDHPDYQHIAQAIRFLEDHVSEQPSLETVAAHIGFSPFHFQRLFKSWAGVSPKRFLQYLTVEHAKQMLRASESVLETAFEVGLSGPGRLHDLFVSVEAVTPGEYKSFGRDLQLFYGFHSTPFGDCLLAASTRGICALSFVEDGRRQAIEELRSEWRQSELAEDTERTGLLVDRIFATPDREQDEPLRLLLKGTNFQLKVWEALLKIPEGRVVTYGALAEAIGHPGAQRAVGTAVGHNPIACLIPCHRVLRTDGGIGGYRWGITRKRAILAREAANNLRIPD
- a CDS encoding LysE family translocator; its protein translation is MDHLSLAAALIAITILTLTPGVDTMLIIRNTARGGWRDGAVSSLGICSSLFLHAGISAVGISVILMQVVWAFSLLKLAGGAYLVWLGLTSLRKGLRREIFELEQGRMATLEGFAAGRSLREGFLSNLLNPKAVVFYMAFLPQFIDPARSALLQSFFLAGCHFTIAMLWQCLLALMVRQVKGWLQRPRVSQWFHGLTGTVLVALGLRMAVKHQ